In Rhodopirellula sp. P2, the DNA window TCCGTGCTGTGCATGCCTTCCTTCTTGATCAAATTCTTCGGCCAAGGCTTGTCACCTTGAACTCGGAACTCAGGATCAAAGTACTTGCCTTGTCCAGGCAGCACGCAGTAATAATCGAAGGCTGCCGGTTCGGCTTTCAGGTGCCACTTTCCGATCATGGCGGTTTGATAACCAGCCTTCTTCATCTCTTTCGCGAGATGCTGATTCTGTGGTTCGATGCGGCCGTTCAGATCGAACACACCGTTGGTGTGATTGTATTGCCCGGTCATGATGCATGCGCGACTGGGCGTGCAGATCGAATTGGTGCAGAACGCATTTTCAAACAACATGCCTTCCTTGGCCAAACGATCCAGGTTCGGCGTCGGATCCAAGGAAGCCAGCCGACTGCCATACGCCCCCACCGCTTGGCTGGTGTGATCGTCCGACATGATGAACAGAATGTTGGGTCGATCGTCAGCGACCACCCAGGGCGCCATCACAATGGCAAGCATCCAAATCAGGGCACGTGACCCAATCGAAGTTCGTGACATATTCAGTTCGTCTCGTGGTGGGGAGGGATGGCAGGGAGGCCTGGACTCGTTGCAAAGTGGCACAGGCTTCCAGCCTGTGGTTCCTCATTCACAGGCTGGAAGCCTGTGCCACTTCAAATTCCGACAACTTCAAGCAGTCAGGCGTTTGAACGCTTCGATGGTGTTGCGAGCAGCGGTGTCCGAATCGGGCAACGCGAACGCTTCGGCACACAGGTACCCGTCGTAGTCGATGTCTTTGAGAGCCTGAATGATGGGCTCGTGATTCATGTGCCCCATGCCAGCGGCTTGTCGGTTCGAATCCACAAAGTGAATGTGACCGACGTAGCCCTTGCCAGCACGGATGGCGGCGGCCAAGTCGGCTTCTTCGATGTTCATGTGGAACAAATCGGCCAACAGTTTGACGTTGTCCGTCTTCAATGTCTTGCAAAACTCAACGCCTTCGTCGACGGTGCGAAGCAAGTTGGTCTCGTAGCGATTCAGCGGCTCGTAGAACAACGGCACGTGATACTGGGCGGCGTAAAGCCCCAGTTCATCGAGTGCTTCCCGCAAGAAACCCAAGGCTTGATCTCGCGACACATCGCCACCCCATTTGCCCTGCATGGATCCGATGATGGCGGGAGCGTTGTAGGCGCTGCCAAAGTCGATCATTTGCTTGACGAAGTCACGAGCCTTCGAACGATGCTCCGCGTCGGGATGCGTCAGGCTGAGCCCATGCTTGACCATTCCAGCGCCGGTGCCGACCGCGGCAACGACCAAATGATGTTTGTGCAACAAGTCTTTCAACTCGCTCTCGTCCACCGCGTCAGGTCCGGGCGCAAAAATTTCGATGGCGTCAAAACCAAGTGCGGAGGCTTTCTCGCAAGCGTCTCGCAATCCGTCCCAGTAAACGAAGGGACCTCCGCGAGCTTCTTCGACCAGGCTGACCGTGATGGCTGATTTGAACGTCATGTGATTTCTTTGTGGAGGAGATTTGTGAGGAGATGGATTCGAAGTGGCATAGGCTGAACTCAGGAGGCAACGGGTTCGTCGTTGTTCTCTGGGCGGCCCTCGATGTAGAACCAGTTGTGGATCGGTTTCAAGATTTCCTTGACCTCGGCGACCAAAATTTCGTCGATCGGCTCCTGTGCCCATTCGACCCACTGGGCGACTCGCTTTGGATTGGCTGACCCCGGAATGCAGGTCGCAAAATTTTCGTTGGCGATGCTGAACTGAAGTGCAATTTTCGCGATGTCACTTCCACGGTCCGCACAGTGCTTGGCGGCTGCCGCTGCGACCTGGCGAACTTCCGGTGTGGCTTTGTGCCAAGGCGGCAATTCGGCGTTGGTCAACAGACGTGCTGAGAACGGAGCACCGTTCATCAACCCGACACCTTTCTCCTTGGCCAACGGCACCAAATCCAGTGCCATGTCGTTTTGCAACGTGTAGTGGTTGTAGGTCAGCAGGCAATCGATGTCCGTGTTTTCCATCACGTACTTGAACATCTTCATGGGGTAACCGCTGACGCCGACGTAGCGGACCTTCCCCTTTTCAATTTCACGACGGATCGCGGGAATGGTTTCTTCGACGATCTGCGACATCTCGACGAATTCCAAATCGTGACAGAGCACGATGTCGAGGTGGTCCACCTTCATGCGTTCGAGTGACGTGTCGATGCTTTCGGTGACGCGTCGGGCGCTGAAATCGAAGTGCTCGCCAGTGTAACGACCGAGTTTGGTGCCCAAGTAGTATTGATCACGCGGGAAATCCGGCAGGACGCGGCCGAGCATCATCTCGCTCATCCCACGTCCATAGAACGCGGCGGTGTCGATGAAGTTCATCCCGCTCTCGAGTGCCACTCGAACGGCTTGCAAACTCTCACCCAAATCAACGCTTCGGAACTCCTGTCCGATCGAAGACGCTCCGAAGGAGAGCGTCGTGAGTTCCATGTCCGTTTGGCCTAAACGTCGACGAGGCAGCATCTTGGCAGTTCTTGGGGTTGAATGGTGGGGATGGATTTGAGGGCGACAAGATGCAGCGAGTGTAACCTCGCGTTGCCACCGATGCCAACGCACCCGCCCCCAAAGAAAACACACTCAGGGCTATAGACTTGAGTGTGTTTGAGGCGGGAGATCCTCCCGTTCGTTTCCCGTCACCAACCCACGAAAAAAGGCCGGAGGTCGATGCACGACTGACTCGTGCACCCACCTCCGGCCTTTGCGGCAACGATCACGCTGAGCGGACCGCCCGTCACTCAACCCGGCGACTCAAACGCACCTGGCGGAGTCAACCGAGGATTGAAATGCGATCAACGCAAGCTCGAACCAAACGCAGTCTTGAGCTTGCCAAGATACTGATCCGCTCCATTGATTTCGCTCAGGATCTTTCGGCTGAGATCTTCCACCGATTTGTCAGCCTTGGCCAACAACGATTGGGCTTGGTTCTGTTGAGCAAGCATCCACTCGTTCAGTTCCAACATCTGCTCGCGATGAGCCTCGTTGACCTTGGCGGCGACCTTGGCCTTGGACGCTTCCATTTGGCTGGCGATGGCCGTTTTCGCAGCGTCGTTGAAGACCCGACCCAAGTTGGTGTTCAACTTCAGATCAATGTCTTCCCACGTCCCGTTGAACTCGGCGTCGATTTCGACTTGATCCACGTTGGCAAGTGACTGATTCATCTGAATCGCAGCTGCGGAAGATCCCGCGTCGCCTTGAACATCCAAACGCATGTTGACGCCGGTTTGCTTGCTGACCAAACGGCCTTCCAGTTGTTCGCCACGACTGCTCAATTGAACCCACACTTCACGAACGCCGCCCGCGATTGCGATGCCAACGTCTTTGCCGCGTCCCAAGTGAATTGGATCGGCATTCATTTGTGGCCAGTGAAGCGTCAAGCGATCGAGTTGCTCGCCTTGTCGACGATCACGAATGTAGTCCACGTCGACCGTCTCAGGACCTTCCAAACGCAAGCGGGCTCGAGTCGGATCAGCCAACAACTCCGGCGTCGGCGTCATGTTCTCGACCACGCCGGTCAGCGTGAAGACTTTGCCATCGGCACGCATGGTGCCGCTGACATCGCAGTGACGGATCATCAACTCGGGACGACGATTGCGTCCCAAGAAGTCATAGTCTTCGCCACGCACACGCTCGGTGTCCGGTGCGACAACCGTGTAATTGGCCAGCGTCCGACCGCTGTCCAGGTAATCGCGAAGTTGAACGAGCGAACGCCGAATTTCAGCACTGACCAAATCGACGCCGAAGTTCTTGGATTCACTCAAATCGCCTGGCACAAACGCGTCGACTTTATCAAGGTCGGCTTGCTTGGCACTTTCCAATCGAGCCAAATCGGCTTTCATTTGATCGGGCATTGCGTTCATCGCGTTTCGCAACGAGATCAACTGCTCGCGAGCGGCGTCGGATTCCGCTAGCGTGCGCTGCAACTCCGGCCAATCCCGCAACGGATTGTCGATGCCGCTGGCAGCTTCGCGAATGGTTTCGACGCGTTGTTCCAGTTCTTTGGTTTGTTGCACCAATCGTTCGTATTCGCTTTTCCAACGACGACGAATCTCTTCGCCCGTGCGAACGGTCTCCAGATCTTTGCCGAGTGCTTCGGCCCGATCGCTGAGTCCATTCGTCGCTGACGAAAGCAAGTTCCCGATCACGGAAGGACCGGAATCTTCGGTTTCCTCAGGCGTCTCTTCCAGGTGCCCGCTGGACTCTCGGGTGGTGCCGATTTGCAAACCAGCGATGCTGCCCTGGCGAATCACCCAACGACGACGCAACAACGCATCACCATCGATGACCAAGTTCACCGAGTCCGCCTGAAAAGCGTTCCGGAATTCCTTGTCATCACGAGGATCGGCGACATGCACCGAATCGAACTGGATCTGCGGCGGGAACAACCCCACGCGAGTCGCGCCGATGTCGGCTCGGGCTCCCGTCGAGGCTTCTAACCCGCGGACCGTGATGTAGCTGGCCATCGGGCCAAGGCCCCAAAACAGCAGCATCAAAATGGTCGCGACAACGATAAGCCGTGTCAGTAAGAATCTCCAACGAATCATGCTGCATCCTTGTCTTGCGAATCGCGCAATTGACGAAGCAAATAACTGAGCGCTTCATCGATTTTGTGTTGGTCGTCGTTCGTCGTGACGGGATCAGGTTGGCGTGAACCGCCAGACACCGATGCCATCGTGTTCGTGTTCGAAGCTGTCTGCAGATTGGAATCCGCGTCAAGCACTTCGATGTGAGTGGTTTGCTTCCCGAAAGAAGCATCCGAAGCCGACGCGTCATTCGCGGCCAAGGCTCGTTTCGCATTCGCCGTTTCGTCACGACCGGGCGTGATCTTGGCGAGCACGGGTTCTGCATCGTCCACGCGGCGAAAATCAAACACCCGCCCAGAACTTGCCTCGATCACTTCGTCGGTGTCCAACGCGAACGCTGGTTCAGGCGAAAAGTGAGGCTGACGTGTCTGGGTGTGCGGGGGATCCACTGCATGCGCTGACGATGTTTCGCTGGACCGACGCTTGCGAACCGGCGTCACCAGCAACTCCTCTTCGAGATCCTCGTCTTCCCGCCAATTGCCCGAGACCGCTTTGAACAGCGGGTACGAAACAGCAAAGGCAGGAACAAGCGAAGCCAGTCCGATCAAGAAGCTGCCCATCACGACGGTGTTGTTCAAATCCGTCCAAGGCACCAAGGGCAAATCCCAGGCTCGTGCCATGACTTGCGACACGCCATCTTGAGCGAAGAACCACTGCGCCAGCTGGTCCGATATCGGATCCAAACGCGGTGCCACCATCGTCACGCCGATCGCGGTCAGAGCGACCATCGCGTGATTGACACGCAACATCAAGACCCCAAACACCAACGCCACCGCCAGCAGGTTGCCGTGCGGGATCAGCCCGATGAGAAGGCCTAACGCCAATCCCCACGCGAGCTGAGAAGGATACTTCCTCCCCGCGATCGCTTTGCGAAGACTGCTGAGCAGCTTGATCGAAAACAGAATCATAAACCCGGACCACACGGCTGATCGATGGATGTAACAATTGGAATCCTCGTTAACATCGGCATCCCGAGGACTGATATTTAGTACAACCGTCAAATTCGACGTGGCTAGGTCAATCGGAGACTCGCCGGTCCAGAACATGCTTTTGAGAACCTGCCTGCTCCATCGAGTCGATTGAGTTTCACGGGGGGGTATTCTTGCTCCTCCGATCCACGCAAAGGCGACTGAACTCCAAATGTTTGTGAGAGCATTTGCGTCGATCTGTTACAATGAGTTTCCCGCCTGCCCACCCTTTCCTCACGCCCCTCGCTGTGGTTTTGCTCTCCATGCGTCCTCAATTGTTTCCCTCTGATTTCTTGCGGTGGACGGCTGTTTGCCTGTTCGGACTCGCCTGCCCCTGTGGCCTCCCGGCACACGCAGACGAATCACAGATCTCGTTCAACCGAGACATCCGGCCAATCCTTTCAGAGAACTGCTACTTCTGTCACGGCCCGGATGAGAACAACCAGCAATCCGGTTTGCGATTGGATAGCCGTGAAGCAGCCATCGAATTTGCCGCCATCGTTCCGGAAGACGTGGACGGCAGCGAACTGGTCGCCCGAATCGATCACGAGGATCCAGACGCTGTCATGCCGCCGCCTGGTTCTCACAAAACACTGACAGACAAACAAAAGCAGTTGCTCAAGGACTGGATCGCGGAAGGCGCGATTTACGAAGATCACTGGTCGTTCAGTCCCATTCGCCGGCCAGAGATCCCCGACCTGAGCCAAGGGGACGAGAACGTGGAATCGGATGCGGTTCATCCGGTCGATGCCTTCATCCGTGCCAAGTTGCTTGCCAAAGGACATGATCTTTCCGAGCCCGCGCGAGCAGACCGTTTGCTGCGACGAATGCACATGGACCTGGTCGGCCTGCCACCCACCTGGAAAGAAACCCAGGACTTCTTCCAGCGTTCTCAAGCCACGTCCACGTCCGCTGACGACCGGGCCGCGTTGATCGATCAGAAACTGGACGAACTCTTCGCGAACCCTCACCACGGCGAGCGCATGGCGGCGTTCTGGTTGGACCTCGTGCGGTTCGCAGATACCGTCGGCTATCACGGCGACCAAAACCAACACATCTTCCCCTACCGCGACTGGGTGATCGAAGCGTTTCAGAACAACCTGCCGTTTGACGAATTCACAACCAAACAGCTGGCCGGCGATCTGCTTCCCAACCCGAAAACAGACGACTTGATCGCGTCCGGATTCAATCGGCTCAACATGATGACTCGCGAAGGCGGTGCGCAACCGGGCGAGTACCTGTCCAAGTACGCCACCGATCGAGTGCGAACCGTGGGCATGGCATGGATGGGACTGACGACGGGATGCGCCGAATGCCACGATCACAAATTCGATCCCTTCACGGCCAAGGACTTTTACTCGCTCGGCGCGTTCTTCGCTGACATCGAGCAATGGGGTGTCTACAGCGATTACGGTTACACCCCCAACCCGGACTTGAAGGGCTACAACAACAACTTCCCCTTCCCACCCGAAATCGAAGTCACCAGCCAAGCGTTGCTACGCGAACAAACGCAAGCCAAGCAACAACTCATCGAACTGGCTCGTTCCCAACACGAGGCATTGCCGGACGATCAGAAAGACGCAGCAAATCAATGGCTGACGAACGTCAACGATTGGCTCGGGCAAAACGCCGACGGTTGGCAATCCATTGAGACCACCAGCGTCCCATCGGCCGACAAAAAGCAACGAGCATGGAAACTGAATCCGAATTCGCTTTCGCTCGGAACGTTGTCGGCTCAGTCCATCCAAGTCAGCCTGCCAACAAGGCCCAACCAATCGCCACTGAACGTGGAAGTTCGTTTCTACTTGGAGGAATTGGAAACAGCTGCGGCGGACGACTCGGCAAAAGATGAACAAGCGGAGGCGAAACTGAAGCGCACCAGCGTCGCTGTTTCACTCGCAAGGGCGAACCGCTGGATGCCTGCGTTTTCAAACACAGTGGCCCAGCAAAACGTGGCCTCGCGCTGGACTGTTCCCGCGACCGATGCCGACGGGCACGCGGTCAAACAACGACCGCATCAATTCATGATCGACCAGTCCAAG includes these proteins:
- a CDS encoding TIGR03545 family protein — its product is MIRWRFLLTRLIVVATILMLLFWGLGPMASYITVRGLEASTGARADIGATRVGLFPPQIQFDSVHVADPRDDKEFRNAFQADSVNLVIDGDALLRRRWVIRQGSIAGLQIGTTRESSGHLEETPEETEDSGPSVIGNLLSSATNGLSDRAEALGKDLETVRTGEEIRRRWKSEYERLVQQTKELEQRVETIREAASGIDNPLRDWPELQRTLAESDAAREQLISLRNAMNAMPDQMKADLARLESAKQADLDKVDAFVPGDLSESKNFGVDLVSAEIRRSLVQLRDYLDSGRTLANYTVVAPDTERVRGEDYDFLGRNRRPELMIRHCDVSGTMRADGKVFTLTGVVENMTPTPELLADPTRARLRLEGPETVDVDYIRDRRQGEQLDRLTLHWPQMNADPIHLGRGKDVGIAIAGGVREVWVQLSSRGEQLEGRLVSKQTGVNMRLDVQGDAGSSAAAIQMNQSLANVDQVEIDAEFNGTWEDIDLKLNTNLGRVFNDAAKTAIASQMEASKAKVAAKVNEAHREQMLELNEWMLAQQNQAQSLLAKADKSVEDLSRKILSEINGADQYLGKLKTAFGSSLR
- a CDS encoding aldo/keto reductase; this encodes MLPRRRLGQTDMELTTLSFGASSIGQEFRSVDLGESLQAVRVALESGMNFIDTAAFYGRGMSEMMLGRVLPDFPRDQYYLGTKLGRYTGEHFDFSARRVTESIDTSLERMKVDHLDIVLCHDLEFVEMSQIVEETIPAIRREIEKGKVRYVGVSGYPMKMFKYVMENTDIDCLLTYNHYTLQNDMALDLVPLAKEKGVGLMNGAPFSARLLTNAELPPWHKATPEVRQVAAAAAKHCADRGSDIAKIALQFSIANENFATCIPGSANPKRVAQWVEWAQEPIDEILVAEVKEILKPIHNWFYIEGRPENNDEPVAS
- a CDS encoding sugar phosphate isomerase/epimerase family protein — its product is MTFKSAITVSLVEEARGGPFVYWDGLRDACEKASALGFDAIEIFAPGPDAVDESELKDLLHKHHLVVAAVGTGAGMVKHGLSLTHPDAEHRSKARDFVKQMIDFGSAYNAPAIIGSMQGKWGGDVSRDQALGFLREALDELGLYAAQYHVPLFYEPLNRYETNLLRTVDEGVEFCKTLKTDNVKLLADLFHMNIEEADLAAAIRAGKGYVGHIHFVDSNRQAAGMGHMNHEPIIQALKDIDYDGYLCAEAFALPDSDTAARNTIEAFKRLTA
- a CDS encoding DUF2062 domain-containing protein; the encoded protein is MILFSIKLLSSLRKAIAGRKYPSQLAWGLALGLLIGLIPHGNLLAVALVFGVLMLRVNHAMVALTAIGVTMVAPRLDPISDQLAQWFFAQDGVSQVMARAWDLPLVPWTDLNNTVVMGSFLIGLASLVPAFAVSYPLFKAVSGNWREDEDLEEELLVTPVRKRRSSETSSAHAVDPPHTQTRQPHFSPEPAFALDTDEVIEASSGRVFDFRRVDDAEPVLAKITPGRDETANAKRALAANDASASDASFGKQTTHIEVLDADSNLQTASNTNTMASVSGGSRQPDPVTTNDDQHKIDEALSYLLRQLRDSQDKDAA
- a CDS encoding PSD1 and planctomycete cytochrome C domain-containing protein — encoded protein: MSFPPAHPFLTPLAVVLLSMRPQLFPSDFLRWTAVCLFGLACPCGLPAHADESQISFNRDIRPILSENCYFCHGPDENNQQSGLRLDSREAAIEFAAIVPEDVDGSELVARIDHEDPDAVMPPPGSHKTLTDKQKQLLKDWIAEGAIYEDHWSFSPIRRPEIPDLSQGDENVESDAVHPVDAFIRAKLLAKGHDLSEPARADRLLRRMHMDLVGLPPTWKETQDFFQRSQATSTSADDRAALIDQKLDELFANPHHGERMAAFWLDLVRFADTVGYHGDQNQHIFPYRDWVIEAFQNNLPFDEFTTKQLAGDLLPNPKTDDLIASGFNRLNMMTREGGAQPGEYLSKYATDRVRTVGMAWMGLTTGCAECHDHKFDPFTAKDFYSLGAFFADIEQWGVYSDYGYTPNPDLKGYNNNFPFPPEIEVTSQALLREQTQAKQQLIELARSQHEALPDDQKDAANQWLTNVNDWLGQNADGWQSIETTSVPSADKKQRAWKLNPNSLSLGTLSAQSIQVSLPTRPNQSPLNVEVRFYLEELETAAADDSAKDEQAEAKLKRTSVAVSLARANRWMPAFSNTVAQQNVASRWTVPATDADGHAVKQRPHQFMIDQSKHADEPMQAVFELSAPLRLKDGQSLIAEIKGLPAENAVTFEASPLIRLRPFDPTELEAIQVCDSVSHPNALLSWMLSNPHPSADAGARNHWRDRYLACRDGRTWTMVTQATEPMEMRVLPRGNWQDETGEVVQPATPEFLGQYGIESDKPSEKDNADSKRLTRLDLARWIVHRDNPLTARVVANRLWKQFFGVGLTDAVDDLGAQGEPPSHPELLDYLAIELIESGWDLRHLARLILTSQTYQQDSRVRPQLSEIDPGNRLLAYHPPRRLEAEIIRDNALAVSGLLNLEIGGPSVKPYQPGGYYSNLQFPNRTYRSTTGDNQYRRGIYMHWQRTFLHPMLANFDAPSREDCVAIRANANTPQQALTLLNDPTFIEAASELAWNMLQPSEPDDSRLRTMIHQSLQREATSEEVERLSVFLDQQRELFLADEDLSVELTSVGQSAARHGASLTHPERAEWAAWTATARIVLNLHETITRY